Proteins from a genomic interval of Bradyrhizobium sp. CCBAU 53340:
- a CDS encoding site-specific integrase produces MAEISPLRRRMIEDMTVRNLSPATQQSYLNAVAKLSRYFGRSPDRLDLEDIRAFQVHLVATGMSWPALNQIVCALRFFYGVTLGHDTVPERIAYARKPRKLPVVLSADEVVRFLEAIPSLKSRTALTTVYAAGLRVSEVVLLKVVDIDSQRMLIRVEHGKGGKDRYVMLSPQLLRILRTYWRLTRPKRWLFPGRDDERPLVPNVLHAACRSACAAAGLSKSVTVHTLRHTFATHLLENGADVRIIQVLLGHASLASTARYTQVATKTISNTPSPLDRLRLEVVPPG; encoded by the coding sequence ATGGCTGAGATCAGCCCACTTCGCCGCCGCATGATCGAGGACATGACGGTCCGCAATCTGTCACCGGCGACGCAGCAATCCTACCTCAACGCCGTAGCGAAGTTGAGCCGATATTTCGGTCGTTCTCCCGACCGCCTCGACCTGGAGGATATCCGTGCCTTCCAGGTTCATCTGGTTGCGACGGGGATGTCCTGGCCGGCGCTGAACCAGATCGTCTGCGCACTGCGGTTCTTCTACGGTGTGACGCTTGGTCATGACACCGTTCCGGAGCGCATCGCCTATGCGCGTAAACCGCGCAAACTGCCGGTCGTGCTGAGCGCCGACGAGGTCGTGCGCTTCCTGGAAGCGATCCCAAGCCTCAAGAGCCGTACCGCGTTGACCACCGTCTATGCCGCAGGCTTGCGCGTATCGGAAGTGGTCCTCTTGAAGGTTGTCGACATTGATAGCCAACGGATGTTGATCCGGGTCGAGCACGGCAAGGGCGGCAAGGACCGTTACGTTATGCTCTCGCCGCAGCTTTTGAGGATTCTGCGGACGTATTGGCGGCTCACTCGGCCAAAACGATGGCTATTTCCCGGCCGCGACGACGAGCGTCCGCTCGTCCCGAACGTGCTGCACGCCGCCTGTCGTTCAGCCTGTGCTGCGGCTGGCTTGAGCAAGTCGGTGACAGTGCATACGCTGCGGCACACATTCGCGACCCATCTCCTGGAGAACGGGGCCGACGTGCGCATCATCCAGGTGCTGCTCGGCCATGCCAGTCTGGCCAGCACGGCGCGCTATACCCAAGTCGCCACAAAGACCATCAGCAATACGCCAAGTCCGCTTGACCGACTCCGCCTGGAGGTCGTGCCGCCCGGCTGA
- a CDS encoding IS91 family transposase, whose protein sequence is MAPVLEVADIFCRHGEAFRQARAEHLGRVERRVMGAITACRTAVLGGHVEQCDDCGATRIAYNSCRNRHCPKCQGSARVQWLAERQAELLPVPYFHVVFTMPAPAGEIAFQNKAIVYAILFRCAAETLATIAADPKHLGAQLGVTAVLHTWGQTLQHHPHIHCVVPGGGPSLDGTHWVACRPGFFLPVRVLSRLFRRLFLLELQAAFAAGQLGFFGDLVHLADPAAFAERLAQLRRTDWVVYAKPPFGGPEQVLAYLGRYTHRVAIANSRLISLADGKVSFSWKDYRQNRQAKVMTLNADEFIRRFLLHTLPDGFHRIRHYGFLANGGRNDKIALCRQLLAVRNAPTDQEAGDDPLTKCEIPVCPHCGGTMRRVDVVPRACARDHPFRCDTS, encoded by the coding sequence ATGGCTCCGGTTCTGGAAGTGGCGGATATCTTCTGCCGCCACGGCGAAGCGTTTCGGCAAGCCCGTGCCGAGCATTTGGGCCGCGTCGAGCGGCGCGTCATGGGCGCGATCACGGCATGCCGGACGGCTGTGCTCGGCGGCCACGTCGAGCAGTGCGATGACTGCGGCGCCACACGGATTGCCTACAACTCCTGCCGCAATCGGCATTGCCCGAAGTGCCAGGGCTCGGCGCGCGTGCAATGGCTCGCCGAACGACAGGCCGAACTCCTTCCCGTGCCGTATTTCCACGTCGTCTTCACCATGCCGGCCCCCGCCGGAGAGATAGCCTTTCAGAACAAGGCCATCGTCTATGCCATCCTGTTCCGCTGCGCGGCCGAGACGCTCGCCACCATCGCGGCCGACCCCAAGCATCTCGGCGCTCAGCTCGGTGTGACCGCCGTCCTCCATACCTGGGGCCAGACGCTGCAACACCATCCGCATATCCACTGCGTCGTGCCTGGTGGTGGACCTTCACTCGACGGCACACACTGGGTCGCTTGCCGGCCCGGCTTCTTCCTGCCGGTGCGCGTCCTCTCCCGGCTGTTCCGCCGTCTGTTTCTGCTAGAGCTCCAAGCTGCCTTCGCGGCTGGCCAGTTGGGCTTCTTTGGCGATCTCGTCCATCTCGCCGATCCCGCCGCATTCGCCGAACGCCTCGCTCAACTTCGACGGACCGACTGGGTCGTCTATGCCAAGCCGCCATTCGGCGGGCCCGAACAGGTGCTGGCTTATCTCGGCCGCTACACGCATCGCGTCGCCATCGCCAACAGTAGGCTGATCTCGCTTGCCGACGGCAAGGTGAGCTTTTCCTGGAAGGACTATCGGCAGAATCGTCAAGCCAAAGTGATGACGCTTAATGCCGATGAGTTCATTCGTCGCTTTCTCCTCCACACCCTGCCGGACGGCTTCCACCGCATCCGCCACTATGGCTTCCTCGCCAATGGCGGACGCAACGATAAAATCGCCCTCTGCCGTCAACTCCTTGCTGTCCGCAACGCTCCGACTGATCAAGAAGCCGGCGACGATCCCCTCACCAAATGTGAGATCCCCGTCTGCCCGCATTGTGGCGGCACCATGCGGCGCGTCGATGTCGTCCCACGAGCCTGCGCCCGCGACCATCCGTTTCGTTGTGATACGTCATGA
- a CDS encoding IS630 family transposase (programmed frameshift) → MGKPYSLDLRKRVVAAIEGGMSRNQAARQFGVAISTAIGWMQRVEETGSVEPGQMGGHKPKAVSGEHAVWLSQRIKDGDFTIRGLVAELAGRGLKVDYHSVWDFVHAEKLSFKKSVAAGERDRPEVARRRAQWAKYQGRVEAERLVFIDETWTRTDMAPLRGWAPRGHRLPAKVPHGRWKTMTFLAALRHDRIDAPWFIEGPIDGVSFRTYVEKVLLPVLRPGDIVVLDNLGSHRSKAVRQLIRSVGARLFFLPKYSPDLNPIEQVFAKLKHLLRKAAARTVDAVCAAIGHALDAFTPEECANYLKNSGYRT, encoded by the exons ATGGGCAAGCCTTACTCTTTGGATCTTCGAAAGCGCGTCGTGGCTGCGATCGAGGGCGGGATGTCCCGTAATCAAGCTGCCAGGCAGTTTGGAGTGGCGATCAGCACGGCCATCGGCTGGATGCAGCGGGTCGAGGAGACCGGCAGTGTTGAGCCTGGCCAGATGGGCGGCCACAAGCCGAAGGCAGTCTCGGGAGAGCATGCGGTCTGGCTGTCGCAGCGGATCAAGGACGGTGATTTCACCATACGCGGGCTCGTTGCCGAGCTTGCTGGACGCGGCCTGAAGGTCGACTACCACTCGGTCTGGGACTTCGTGCATGCCGAGAAGCTCAGCTTC AAAAAAAGCGTGGCGGCTGGCGAACGCGATCGTCCCGAGGTGGCGCGGCGGCGAGCCCAGTGGGCAAAGTATCAAGGTCGCGTCGAAGCTGAGCGGCTGGTCTTCATCGACGAGACCTGGACGCGGACCGATATGGCCCCCTTGCGGGGATGGGCGCCGCGCGGGCACAGACTTCCCGCCAAGGTTCCCCACGGCCGCTGGAAGACCATGACCTTCCTGGCGGCCCTGCGCCACGACCGGATCGATGCGCCATGGTTCATCGAGGGGCCGATCGATGGCGTGAGCTTTCGCACCTATGTCGAGAAGGTTCTTCTGCCCGTCCTTCGACCCGGCGATATCGTTGTCTTGGACAACCTCGGCAGCCACAGGAGCAAAGCAGTTCGCCAGCTCATCCGTTCGGTCGGAGCCAGACTCTTCTTCCTGCCAAAATACTCGCCCGACCTGAACCCGATCGAACAAGTCTTTGCCAAGCTCAAGCACCTGCTCCGCAAAGCGGCCGCGCGAACCGTCGACGCGGTCTGCGCCGCAATCGGCCACGCACTCGACGCCTTCACACCTGAGGAATGCGCCAACTACCTGAAAAATTCAGGCTATCGAACTTAA
- a CDS encoding porin: MKLVKSLLLGSAAGLIAVGGAQAADLPVKAKAVEYVKICSLYGAGFYYIPGTDTCIKLGGYLRADAAIHASDFNGYFSGTGGAENRLSNYYTLRAREDLNIDTRTATEYGVVRTFADLTFSWTTGGYSGTAAGATGYDVISGTTSSAPGNATGGGLAGGSLGVYYAFIQFAGFTMGKAVSQFSAPWTNYPANNFDGLVGNGGTVTGVTQFSYTADFGQGMTFTVSAQDPTVYYQGGVVNASLATSAGIVGGSLGGSAYGGTRSPDFVAMFRADQAWGLFQASVAAHDNHVAYYGATETTGHPDDKWGWAGQLALSIKNIPTGAGDTINMSGVYTNGASFYNFQDLAPHAWSMFGGTGLAGAYQSVGFATVTDSVFIPGSGQELTTTYGFSGGYTHNWDPYWNTTLYGSYGAVRYNSNAKGFICGGAAMVALLTAGSTCNPDFNYWVIGTKTGWTPVKNLTFSADVNYAEIDTKYAGSVAYAGSAVTAKPAAIYEIKNQGTVSLLLRAQRNW; this comes from the coding sequence ATGAAGTTGGTTAAGAGCCTTTTGCTCGGCTCAGCGGCGGGTCTGATCGCCGTGGGCGGAGCACAGGCAGCCGATCTCCCCGTGAAGGCCAAGGCGGTCGAATACGTGAAGATCTGCTCCCTGTACGGTGCGGGTTTCTACTACATCCCGGGCACCGATACCTGCATCAAGCTGGGTGGTTACCTGCGTGCTGACGCCGCGATCCATGCGAGCGACTTCAACGGCTATTTCAGCGGCACGGGCGGCGCCGAAAACCGTCTGTCGAACTACTACACCCTTCGCGCCCGCGAAGACCTCAACATCGATACGCGGACCGCGACCGAGTACGGCGTTGTGCGTACGTTCGCTGATCTGACCTTCTCGTGGACGACCGGCGGCTACAGCGGCACGGCTGCTGGCGCGACTGGCTATGACGTCATTTCTGGTACGACGTCGTCTGCGCCGGGCAATGCCACGGGCGGCGGTCTCGCTGGCGGTTCGCTTGGCGTGTACTACGCCTTCATCCAGTTCGCTGGCTTCACGATGGGTAAGGCTGTTTCGCAGTTCAGCGCTCCCTGGACCAACTATCCGGCCAACAACTTCGATGGTCTGGTCGGCAATGGTGGTACGGTCACTGGTGTTACTCAGTTCAGCTACACTGCTGACTTTGGCCAGGGCATGACCTTCACGGTGTCGGCGCAGGATCCGACGGTTTACTACCAAGGCGGTGTCGTCAACGCGTCGCTTGCGACGTCGGCGGGCATTGTCGGTGGTTCGCTGGGCGGTTCCGCCTACGGTGGAACGAGGTCGCCTGACTTCGTCGCGATGTTCCGCGCCGATCAGGCTTGGGGTCTGTTCCAAGCGTCGGTTGCCGCGCATGACAACCACGTTGCCTACTACGGCGCGACCGAGACGACGGGTCACCCCGATGACAAGTGGGGTTGGGCTGGTCAGTTGGCCTTGTCGATCAAGAACATTCCGACTGGTGCGGGCGACACGATCAACATGTCGGGCGTCTACACCAACGGTGCAAGCTTCTACAACTTCCAGGATCTGGCACCGCACGCTTGGTCGATGTTCGGAGGCACTGGCCTCGCTGGCGCATACCAGAGCGTTGGCTTTGCTACCGTGACCGACAGCGTGTTCATTCCTGGCTCCGGCCAGGAGCTGACCACGACCTACGGCTTCAGTGGTGGTTACACCCACAACTGGGATCCCTACTGGAACACGACGCTCTACGGTTCGTACGGTGCGGTTCGCTACAACAGCAATGCCAAGGGCTTCATCTGCGGCGGCGCTGCCATGGTTGCCTTGTTGACGGCGGGTTCGACCTGCAACCCGGACTTCAACTACTGGGTGATCGGTACGAAGACTGGCTGGACTCCGGTCAAGAACCTGACGTTCTCGGCCGACGTCAACTACGCGGAGATCGACACCAAGTACGCGGGCTCGGTCGCGTATGCGGGTTCTGCCGTTACCGCCAAGCCGGCTGCGATCTACGAGATCAAGAACCAGGGCACCGTCTCGCTGCTGCTTCGCGCTCAGCGCAACTGGTAA
- a CDS encoding transglycosylase SLT domain-containing protein codes for MTSLSRAVWRSAGLAICLVAGLSIGCAALAKSSETTEDGAKEPAKQATKGTTKPAAKQPAKDTAKGAAKETFKGAGKDPAKDSAKNSAKGASKGAAPATAKDAAKKPAGKDAAKDKPKPAAAASTPKSRPASNAPTHQAAPAVTATVRPTAPAPATARPVATPVLAPATRQHAAPRKPVTPAAVAATSSTSQADKDTLENVIELVRKRKPGDATSYADSISDPVARKLAEWIILRSEDNGASVERYRAFLSANPSWPSQTFLRRRLEAAMWDDRRDDSVAWSWFENESPVSAKGRFVLAKAMLARGDRANAERLVREAWRNDPMSEETENNALDQFGALLTPGDQKARMDALLYGSEHEAALRAAKRLGAGYVALARARIASFKKAPNTRALLEEVPRELHSDPGFIFSKIQLLRREEKFPEAAQLMLSAPKDPNRLYNLDEWWIERRLLARKMIDTEDFRSAYLIARDAALPSRDIYKTEQEFTAGWIALRFLNDPAAAAQHFARIGVGSVNPTTLARAGYWQGRAAEAAGRQQEARNAYARAAEQSTSYYGQLARAKLGLPQIELNSQPRGRGAERLEIVRAAHLLYELDERELAVPMLADMGENGDPEALAGLGELTQRYGDARGMLLVGKAALNRGLPFDFYAYPVNGIPQFSQIGPEVERSIVYAIARQESAFNPSVVSPAQAYGLMQVTPDAARYVCKRHGATYDLSRLKNDSSYNATLGAAELGGLLEDYRGSYIMTFAAYNAGRGSVKKWIDRYGDPRDPKIDAVDWVELIPFSETRNYVQRIMENLQVYRARFGGGTRLQIEADLRRGTGSVE; via the coding sequence GTGACCTCCTTATCCCGTGCCGTATGGCGATCCGCCGGTCTGGCCATATGCTTGGTGGCCGGCCTTTCGATTGGCTGCGCTGCCCTGGCCAAGTCCAGCGAGACGACCGAGGACGGCGCGAAGGAACCGGCCAAGCAAGCGACGAAGGGAACCACAAAGCCAGCCGCCAAGCAGCCCGCGAAGGACACGGCCAAGGGGGCAGCCAAGGAGACCTTCAAGGGCGCGGGCAAGGACCCCGCAAAGGACAGCGCCAAGAACAGCGCCAAGGGTGCAAGTAAGGGAGCCGCTCCAGCGACGGCCAAGGACGCCGCGAAGAAACCTGCCGGCAAGGATGCCGCGAAGGACAAGCCGAAGCCCGCTGCCGCCGCCTCCACACCGAAATCGCGACCGGCATCCAACGCGCCGACGCATCAGGCGGCACCGGCGGTGACGGCCACCGTCAGACCCACCGCCCCGGCTCCGGCCACCGCCAGGCCTGTCGCAACGCCCGTGCTCGCGCCTGCGACCCGTCAGCACGCCGCGCCGCGCAAGCCGGTCACGCCGGCCGCCGTCGCTGCGACTTCGTCGACGTCGCAAGCCGACAAGGACACGCTTGAGAACGTCATCGAGCTCGTGCGCAAGCGCAAGCCGGGCGATGCCACCAGTTACGCAGATTCGATTTCCGATCCTGTCGCGCGAAAGCTGGCGGAATGGATCATCCTGCGTAGCGAGGACAACGGCGCGAGCGTCGAGCGCTACCGCGCTTTCCTCTCGGCCAATCCGAGCTGGCCGTCGCAGACCTTCCTGCGCCGCCGTCTTGAAGCCGCGATGTGGGACGACAGGCGTGACGATTCAGTTGCGTGGTCGTGGTTCGAGAACGAATCTCCTGTGTCGGCCAAGGGCCGTTTCGTGCTCGCCAAGGCAATGCTGGCGCGCGGCGATCGCGCCAATGCCGAGCGGCTGGTGCGCGAGGCCTGGCGCAACGACCCGATGTCGGAGGAGACCGAAAACAACGCGCTCGATCAGTTCGGCGCCCTGCTGACACCGGGCGACCAGAAAGCGCGGATGGATGCGCTGCTCTATGGCAGCGAGCACGAGGCGGCGCTGCGCGCGGCAAAGCGGCTCGGCGCCGGCTATGTCGCGCTCGCCAGGGCCCGTATCGCCTCCTTCAAGAAGGCGCCGAACACGCGCGCGCTGCTCGAAGAGGTGCCGCGCGAGCTGCACAGCGATCCCGGCTTCATCTTCAGCAAGATCCAGCTCTTGCGCCGCGAAGAGAAGTTTCCTGAAGCGGCCCAGCTGATGCTGTCGGCGCCGAAGGACCCGAACCGGCTCTACAATCTCGACGAATGGTGGATCGAGCGGCGCCTGCTGGCCCGCAAGATGATCGACACCGAGGATTTCCGCAGCGCCTATCTGATCGCGCGCGACGCGGCGCTGCCCTCGCGCGACATCTACAAGACCGAGCAGGAGTTCACGGCGGGCTGGATCGCGCTACGCTTCCTCAACGATCCTGCGGCGGCCGCCCAGCACTTTGCCCGCATCGGCGTCGGCAGCGTCAATCCGACCACGCTGGCGCGTGCCGGTTACTGGCAGGGCCGCGCCGCCGAAGCCGCCGGTCGCCAGCAGGAGGCGCGCAACGCCTATGCCCGCGCCGCCGAGCAGTCGACCAGCTATTACGGCCAGCTCGCGCGCGCAAAGCTCGGCCTGCCGCAGATCGAGCTGAACAGCCAGCCGCGCGGCCGTGGCGCCGAACGGCTCGAGATCGTGCGCGCGGCGCACTTGCTCTACGAGCTCGACGAGCGCGAACTCGCCGTGCCAATGCTCGCCGACATGGGCGAGAACGGCGACCCCGAGGCACTGGCCGGCCTCGGTGAGCTGACCCAGCGCTACGGCGATGCGCGGGGCATGCTGCTGGTCGGCAAGGCCGCGCTCAATCGCGGGCTGCCGTTCGATTTCTACGCCTACCCCGTCAACGGCATTCCGCAGTTCAGCCAGATCGGCCCGGAGGTCGAGCGCAGCATCGTCTACGCCATCGCGCGGCAGGAAAGCGCGTTCAACCCCTCCGTGGTCTCGCCGGCGCAGGCCTATGGCCTGATGCAGGTCACCCCTGATGCCGCACGCTATGTCTGCAAGCGGCACGGAGCGACCTACGACCTGTCGCGGCTGAAGAACGATTCGTCCTACAACGCCACGCTCGGCGCCGCCGAGCTCGGCGGCCTGCTCGAGGACTATCGCGGCTCCTACATCATGACGTTTGCCGCCTACAACGCCGGCCGCGGCAGCGTGAAGAAGTGGATCGACCGCTACGGCGACCCCCGCGATCCCAAGATCGACGCAGTCGACTGGGTCGAGCTGATCCCGTTCTCCGAGACGCGCAATTACGTGCAGCGGATCATGGAGAATCTTCAGGTCTACCGTGCCCGCTTCGGCGGCGGCACGCGGTTGCAGATCGAGGCCGATTTGCGTCGCGGCACCGGCAGCGTGGAATAG
- the dapA gene encoding 4-hydroxy-tetrahydrodipicolinate synthase — MAAKTKFRGSFTALVTPFKNGSLDEAAFRSLVNWQISEGTNGLVPVGTTGESPTLSHDEHKKVVEWCIAEAKGRVPVIAGAGSNSTQEAVELSQHAEKAGADAVLIVTPYYNKPTQEGMYQHFKAINDAIGIPIIIYNIPPRSVIDMSVDTMKRLWELKNIAGVKDATASMVRVSQQRAAMGEDFNQLSGEDATIIGYMAHGGHGCISVTSNVAPRLCAEFHAAWAKGDTKAALAIHDKLMPLHNNLFIESNPAPIKYAMSLLGKLDEALRLPMVPVSEPTRAAVRSAMVHAGLVN, encoded by the coding sequence ATGGCAGCCAAGACGAAATTCCGGGGATCGTTCACCGCCTTGGTCACGCCGTTCAAGAACGGCTCGCTGGACGAGGCGGCGTTCCGGTCGCTGGTCAACTGGCAGATTTCCGAGGGCACCAACGGCCTGGTCCCGGTCGGCACGACGGGCGAGAGCCCGACGCTCAGCCATGACGAGCACAAGAAGGTCGTCGAATGGTGCATCGCTGAAGCCAAGGGACGCGTGCCTGTCATCGCGGGCGCCGGCTCCAACTCGACCCAAGAAGCGGTCGAGCTCTCCCAGCACGCCGAGAAGGCCGGCGCGGACGCCGTACTGATCGTGACGCCCTACTACAACAAGCCGACCCAGGAGGGCATGTACCAGCACTTCAAGGCGATCAACGACGCGATCGGTATTCCGATCATCATCTACAACATCCCGCCGCGCTCGGTGATCGACATGTCGGTCGACACCATGAAGCGGCTGTGGGAGCTGAAGAACATCGCCGGCGTCAAGGATGCCACGGCCAGCATGGTGCGGGTGTCGCAGCAGCGCGCCGCGATGGGCGAGGACTTCAACCAGCTCTCCGGCGAGGACGCCACCATCATCGGCTACATGGCGCATGGCGGCCATGGCTGCATCTCGGTAACCTCGAACGTCGCGCCGCGCCTGTGCGCCGAGTTCCACGCGGCTTGGGCGAAGGGCGACACCAAGGCAGCGCTCGCCATCCACGACAAGCTGATGCCGCTGCACAACAATCTCTTCATCGAGAGCAATCCGGCTCCGATCAAGTACGCGATGTCGCTGCTCGGCAAGCTCGACGAGGCGCTCAGGCTGCCGATGGTGCCGGTGTCCGAGCCGACCCGCGCTGCCGTGCGCAGCGCGATGGTTCACGCCGGCCTGGTCAACTAA
- the mscL gene encoding large conductance mechanosensitive channel protein MscL: protein MLKEFREFAMKGNVVDLAVAVVIGAAFGAIVTSMVNDVIMPIIGAITGGLDFSNYFIGLSSKVTEHNLADAKKQGAVLAYGSFLTLVVNFVIVAFVLFMVVRTMNQFKRKEEVKPTEPPKPSAEVVLLTEIRDLLKK from the coding sequence ATGCTGAAGGAATTCCGCGAATTCGCGATGAAGGGCAACGTCGTCGATCTCGCCGTTGCGGTCGTCATCGGTGCCGCCTTCGGTGCCATCGTCACGTCGATGGTCAACGACGTCATCATGCCGATCATCGGCGCAATCACCGGCGGCCTCGATTTCTCCAACTATTTCATCGGACTCTCGAGCAAGGTCACGGAGCACAATCTCGCCGATGCCAAGAAGCAGGGCGCGGTGCTGGCTTATGGCAGCTTCCTCACCCTGGTCGTTAACTTCGTCATCGTCGCTTTCGTGCTGTTCATGGTCGTTCGCACCATGAACCAGTTCAAGCGCAAGGAAGAGGTCAAGCCCACAGAGCCGCCGAAGCCCTCGGCGGAGGTCGTGCTGCTGACCGAGATCCGCGATCTCCTCAAGAAGTGA
- the smpB gene encoding SsrA-binding protein SmpB: MADKNERPIKVMAENRKARFNYAIEDTIEAGIALTGTEVKSIRNGKSTIAESYADSKNGEIWLINATIPEYLQGNRFNHEPKRPRKLLLHRRQINKLMGAVDREGMTLIPLKLYFNERGRAKLQLAVAKGKKLHDKRESEKKRDWSREKGRLMRARG, from the coding sequence ATGGCCGATAAGAACGAACGTCCGATCAAGGTCATGGCGGAAAATCGCAAAGCCCGCTTCAACTACGCGATCGAGGATACGATCGAGGCGGGCATTGCGCTGACCGGAACCGAGGTGAAGTCGATCCGCAACGGCAAGAGCACGATTGCGGAATCCTATGCCGACTCCAAGAACGGCGAGATCTGGCTGATCAACGCCACCATTCCCGAATACCTCCAGGGCAACCGCTTCAATCACGAGCCCAAGCGCCCGCGAAAGCTGCTGCTGCATCGCCGGCAGATCAACAAGCTGATGGGCGCGGTCGACCGCGAGGGCATGACGCTGATACCGCTCAAGCTCTATTTCAACGAGCGCGGGCGCGCCAAATTGCAGCTCGCGGTTGCAAAGGGCAAGAAGCTGCATGACAAGCGCGAGAGCGAGAAGAAGCGCGACTGGAGCCGGGAGAAGGGCCGGCTGATGCGGGCGAGGGGATGA
- a CDS encoding peroxiredoxin, whose translation MTTQRNLLEVDWSQIPAPRDDGGAAHLKGLTLPAISLLATDDTSVNLSTLPGRTVVFAYPRTGEPGKIGLVDDWDMIPGARGCTPQTCAFRDLFAELKAAGAAQVFGLSTQSNEYQTEMASRLHLPFPVLSDEKLALTRALNLPTMEVAGLTLIKRLALVVDDARITHVFYPVFPPDRNAGDVLDWLKAHPAKV comes from the coding sequence ATGACGACTCAGAGGAACTTGCTCGAGGTCGATTGGAGCCAGATCCCTGCGCCCAGAGACGATGGCGGGGCTGCGCACCTGAAGGGCCTGACGCTGCCGGCGATCAGCCTGCTCGCGACTGACGACACCTCGGTCAATCTGTCGACGCTCCCGGGCCGCACCGTGGTATTCGCCTATCCGCGCACCGGCGAGCCCGGCAAGATCGGGCTGGTCGACGACTGGGACATGATCCCGGGCGCGCGGGGGTGCACGCCGCAGACCTGCGCCTTTCGCGACTTGTTTGCCGAGCTGAAGGCCGCCGGTGCCGCGCAGGTGTTTGGCCTCTCGACCCAGAGCAACGAATACCAGACCGAGATGGCCTCGCGCCTGCATCTGCCGTTCCCCGTGCTTTCGGACGAGAAGCTGGCGCTCACGCGCGCGCTCAATCTGCCGACCATGGAGGTCGCGGGCCTCACGCTGATCAAGCGACTCGCGCTTGTTGTCGACGATGCCAGGATCACACATGTGTTCTATCCGGTGTTCCCGCCCGATCGGAACGCCGGCGACGTGCTGGATTGGCTGAAAGCCCATCCGGCGAAGGTTTAG
- a CDS encoding uracil-DNA glycosylase: MTTSRSEAARSSRQPPALAPDRDCPLCPRLVAFREANRAREPSWHNAPVAPFGDITARLLIVGLAPGMQGANRTGRPFTGDYAGDLLYATLLEYGFAKGSYQARPDDGLRLVDCRIANAVHCVPPQNKPLPVEINTCRQFLVANLETMPKLRAIVALGRIAHDSVLKPLGLKASQAPFGHGAVHQAGRFKLYDSYHCSRYNTNTGVLTTDMFRSVFAKVKAGLD, encoded by the coding sequence ATGACGACTTCGAGGAGTGAGGCGGCACGGTCAAGCCGCCAGCCTCCCGCCCTCGCCCCCGACCGTGACTGTCCGCTCTGCCCGCGCCTGGTCGCCTTTCGCGAGGCGAACCGCGCGCGCGAGCCGTCCTGGCACAATGCCCCGGTTGCGCCTTTCGGCGACATCACGGCCCGCCTGCTGATCGTCGGCCTTGCGCCCGGGATGCAGGGCGCCAACCGTACGGGCCGGCCGTTCACCGGCGACTATGCCGGCGACCTGCTCTACGCCACGCTGCTCGAATACGGCTTTGCCAAGGGCAGCTATCAGGCCCGGCCCGACGACGGCCTGAGATTGGTCGACTGCCGGATCGCCAACGCGGTGCATTGCGTGCCGCCGCAGAACAAGCCGCTGCCGGTCGAGATCAATACCTGCCGCCAGTTTCTCGTCGCCAATCTCGAAACGATGCCGAAGCTGCGCGCAATCGTCGCACTCGGGCGGATTGCGCACGACAGCGTGCTCAAGCCGCTCGGGCTGAAGGCCTCGCAAGCGCCATTCGGCCACGGCGCCGTGCATCAGGCTGGTCGATTCAAGCTGTACGACAGCTATCACTGCTCCCGCTACAACACGAATACGGGCGTGCTGACGACGGACATGTTCCGCAGCGTCTTCGCGAAGGTGAAAGCCGGCCTCGACTAA
- a CDS encoding NYN domain-containing protein, with product MSPSPTNKIALFIDGANLYATAKTLGFDIDYKRLLKEFQSRGTLLRAFYYTAIIEDQEYSSIRPLIDWLDYNGYTVVTKATKEFIDASGRRKVKGNMDIELAVDAMELAEHIDQMVLFSGDGDFRSLVEAVQRRGVRVTVVSTIASQPPMIADELRRQADVFTDLVELQSKLGRDPSERPAPRDRGERGEGRHHAPQFLQRATTMAPTRGDDDFEE from the coding sequence ATGTCACCTTCCCCTACCAACAAGATCGCGCTCTTCATCGACGGGGCCAATCTTTACGCGACGGCGAAAACTCTGGGCTTCGACATCGACTACAAGCGCCTTCTGAAGGAATTTCAGAGCCGCGGGACGTTGCTCCGGGCGTTCTATTACACCGCCATCATCGAGGATCAGGAATACTCCTCGATCCGCCCGCTGATCGACTGGCTGGACTACAACGGCTACACCGTCGTCACCAAGGCGACCAAGGAATTCATCGACGCCTCCGGCCGCCGCAAGGTCAAGGGCAACATGGATATCGAGCTCGCGGTCGACGCCATGGAGCTCGCCGAGCACATCGACCAGATGGTCCTGTTCTCCGGTGACGGCGACTTCCGCTCCCTGGTCGAGGCCGTCCAGCGCCGTGGCGTGCGGGTCACCGTCGTCTCCACCATCGCCAGCCAGCCGCCGATGATTGCCGACGAGCTGCGCCGCCAGGCCGACGTCTTCACCGACCTCGTCGAGCTGCAGTCCAAGCTCGGCCGCGACCCGTCCGAGCGGCCTGCCCCGCGCGACCGCGGCGAGCGTGGTGAGGGTCGTCATCACGCCCCGCAGTTCCTCCAGCGCGCGACCACGATGGCGCCGACAAGGGGCGATGACGACTTCGAGGAGTGA